A part of Mycolicibacterium sp. TUM20985 genomic DNA contains:
- a CDS encoding HAD-IB family hydrolase, with protein MTASGAAPADPTVPASGAADRPARTAAFFDLDKTVIAKSSTLAFSKPFFDQGLINRQAVLKSTYAQFLFMMSGADHEQMDRMRSYLTTMCAGWDVEQVKSVVAETLHDIVDPLVFAEAANLIADHKLCGRDVVVVSASGEEIVAPIARALGATHAMATRMVVEDGKYTGEVAFYCYGAGKVEAIQELAARENYALEHCYAYSDSITDLPMLESVGNPTVVNPDRALRKEAVSRGWPVVTFSRPISLRDRISAPSSAAVATSVAVGVSALAAGALSYTLLRRFLF; from the coding sequence GTGACCGCTTCCGGCGCCGCCCCGGCGGACCCGACAGTTCCGGCATCCGGTGCCGCTGACCGCCCTGCCCGGACCGCCGCGTTCTTCGATCTCGACAAGACGGTCATCGCCAAGTCGAGCACGCTCGCATTCAGCAAACCGTTCTTCGATCAGGGGCTCATCAACCGCCAGGCGGTGCTGAAGTCCACCTACGCGCAGTTCCTGTTCATGATGTCCGGCGCCGACCACGAGCAGATGGACCGGATGCGCTCGTATCTCACCACCATGTGCGCCGGCTGGGACGTCGAGCAGGTCAAGTCGGTCGTCGCCGAGACCCTGCACGACATCGTCGACCCGCTGGTGTTCGCCGAGGCGGCCAATCTCATCGCCGACCACAAGCTGTGCGGCCGAGACGTCGTCGTGGTCTCGGCGTCCGGTGAGGAGATCGTCGCGCCGATCGCCCGCGCATTGGGGGCCACCCACGCGATGGCCACGCGCATGGTGGTCGAAGACGGCAAGTACACCGGCGAGGTCGCCTTCTACTGCTACGGGGCCGGCAAGGTCGAAGCGATCCAGGAGCTCGCCGCGCGCGAGAATTACGCCCTCGAGCACTGCTACGCCTACTCCGACTCGATCACCGACCTGCCGATGCTCGAGTCGGTCGGGAACCCGACGGTGGTCAACCCAGACCGGGCCCTGCGAAAGGAAGCGGTGAGTCGCGGTTGGCCCGTCGTCACGTTCTCCCGACCGATCTCCCTACGCGACCGCATCAGCGCGCCGTCGAGTGCCGCGGTCGCCACGTCGGTGGCGGTCGGCGTCAGTGCGCTGGCCGCCGGCGCCCTCAGCTACACGTTGCTGCGCCGGTTCCTGTTCTGA
- the ssd gene encoding septum site-determining protein Ssd, which yields MSTNTGILSVVVDPALRADVDRVAAASGIRVLHVGEPSSRKVWTAASAIVLDADGARRCVELALPRRDRVLVVCRAEPLPDHWQLAISVGARRVVSLPADDGALVSEFSDAAEAAGDDGRRGAVLAVIGGCGGAGATVFATALALGAPQALLIDVDPWSGGIDLTLGSEHDVGLRWPDLALGGGRVGYPALCAALPSRHGVAVLSAGPTGGEIDAIALGAVIDGGQRGGATIICDLPRRPTAAVGAVLDVADLVVVLAPADVRSCAAAASVARWIGEANPNVGLVVRGPAPGGLESADVARITGLPVLTAMRPQPGLAAELEHDGMRPRRRSPLMSGARHVLDVLHRQARTTDQRRVA from the coding sequence ATGAGCACGAACACCGGCATCCTCTCCGTGGTCGTCGACCCGGCACTGCGCGCCGACGTCGATCGCGTGGCCGCCGCATCTGGGATACGCGTGCTTCACGTCGGCGAGCCCTCCAGCCGCAAGGTGTGGACGGCGGCATCGGCGATCGTCCTCGACGCCGACGGCGCCCGCCGCTGCGTCGAGCTGGCCCTGCCGCGGCGCGACCGTGTGCTCGTCGTCTGTCGAGCCGAGCCGCTGCCCGATCATTGGCAGCTGGCAATCTCCGTTGGTGCGCGACGTGTCGTGTCGTTGCCCGCTGACGACGGCGCCCTGGTGTCGGAGTTCTCCGATGCGGCCGAGGCGGCGGGCGATGACGGCAGGCGCGGAGCCGTGCTCGCTGTCATCGGCGGCTGCGGCGGAGCCGGCGCCACGGTCTTCGCGACGGCCCTCGCCCTTGGTGCACCCCAGGCGCTACTCATCGACGTCGACCCATGGAGCGGCGGAATCGATCTGACGCTCGGCAGCGAACACGACGTTGGGTTGCGGTGGCCGGACCTGGCCCTCGGCGGCGGACGAGTCGGCTACCCCGCCCTGTGCGCGGCGCTGCCGTCGCGCCACGGCGTCGCCGTGCTGTCGGCGGGTCCGACGGGCGGCGAGATAGACGCCATCGCGCTGGGCGCCGTCATCGATGGGGGCCAGCGCGGCGGTGCCACGATCATCTGCGATCTGCCGCGGCGCCCCACAGCGGCCGTCGGCGCCGTCCTCGACGTGGCCGACCTGGTCGTCGTCCTCGCTCCCGCCGACGTGCGGTCGTGCGCAGCGGCAGCGTCTGTCGCTCGGTGGATCGGCGAGGCCAATCCGAATGTCGGCCTCGTCGTCAGGGGCCCCGCGCCCGGCGGGCTCGAGTCGGCCGACGTAGCCCGCATCACGGGGCTGCCCGTGCTCACGGCGATGCGGCCGCAGCCGGGCCTCGCGGCTGAGCTCGAGCACGACGGCATGCGCCCGCGACGCCGGTCACCGCTGATGTCGGGTGCCCGACACGTGCTCGACGTGCTGCACAGGCAAGCGCGCACCACCGACCAGCGGCGCGTCGCGTGA
- a CDS encoding TadA family conjugal transfer-associated ATPase: MNASLIERVRERLATESGSLRPSVVADAIRAESSGVLGDTDVLSNLRLLQTELTGAGILEPLLCAEGTTDVLVSAPDSVWVDDGRGLRRTAIRFDDEAAVRRLAQRLALAAGRRLDEAQPWVDGQLTGVTAGGCTVRLHAVLPPIAPAGTCLSLRVLRPATQDLAALVAAGAIADEVVTVVHDLLSARLAFLVSGGTGAGKTTLLSAMLGAVAADERIVCVEDAPELAPRHPHLVSLVARYANVEGVGEVTVRDLVRQALRMRPDRIVVGEVRGGEVVDLLAALNTGHDGGAGTVHANSPAEVPARLEALASVGGLGRSALHSQLAAAVRVVLHVGRDRNGTRRLEEIAVLRRGDDGMVSAVSAWHADRGFATGMERLASLLSARGAS, from the coding sequence GTGAACGCCTCGCTGATCGAGCGGGTCCGGGAGCGGCTGGCGACGGAGTCCGGCTCGCTGCGGCCGAGCGTCGTCGCCGATGCCATCCGCGCGGAGTCCTCCGGTGTGCTCGGTGACACCGACGTGCTGAGCAACCTCCGGCTGCTGCAGACCGAGTTGACCGGCGCTGGCATCCTCGAACCGCTGCTGTGTGCCGAGGGAACCACCGACGTGCTGGTGTCGGCCCCCGACTCCGTCTGGGTGGACGACGGCCGCGGGTTGCGCCGCACCGCCATCCGCTTCGACGACGAGGCGGCGGTGCGCCGGCTGGCCCAGCGTCTGGCGCTGGCCGCGGGGCGCCGTCTGGACGAAGCGCAGCCCTGGGTCGACGGTCAGCTCACCGGCGTGACCGCAGGCGGCTGCACCGTCCGGCTGCACGCCGTACTGCCTCCCATCGCTCCCGCGGGCACGTGTCTGTCGCTGCGCGTCCTGCGGCCGGCGACACAGGACCTCGCGGCACTCGTCGCCGCGGGCGCCATTGCCGACGAGGTCGTGACGGTGGTGCACGACCTACTCTCGGCGCGCCTGGCCTTCCTCGTCTCGGGCGGCACCGGCGCAGGGAAGACGACGCTCTTGTCCGCCATGCTGGGCGCCGTGGCGGCCGACGAGCGGATCGTCTGCGTGGAGGACGCGCCCGAGTTGGCGCCGCGGCATCCCCACCTGGTCAGCCTCGTCGCCAGGTATGCCAACGTCGAGGGCGTCGGCGAGGTGACGGTCCGCGACTTGGTGCGCCAGGCGTTGCGAATGCGTCCCGACCGCATCGTGGTTGGTGAGGTCCGTGGCGGCGAAGTGGTCGACCTGCTCGCGGCGCTGAACACCGGCCATGACGGTGGCGCGGGCACCGTGCACGCCAACAGCCCCGCAGAGGTGCCCGCGCGGCTCGAGGCGCTCGCCTCCGTCGGCGGGCTCGGACGCTCCGCGCTCCACAGTCAGCTCGCCGCCGCCGTACGGGTCGTACTGCACGTCGGCCGCGATCGCAACGGAACGCGGCGCCTCGAGGAGATCGCCGTCCTGCGTCGCGGCGACGACGGGATGGTGTCCGCGGTCAGCGCGTGGCATGCCGACCGCGGCTTCGCGACGGGCATGGAGCGGCTTGCCAGCCTGCTGTCTGCACGGGGAGCGTCGTGA